One part of the Planctomycetaceae bacterium genome encodes these proteins:
- a CDS encoding HAD-IIB family hydrolase, translated as MEHDKRNQLILATDLDGTFIPLDGSEQNRRDLRTLADELQRRNVVLTFVTGRYPESVQQAIDYYKLPAPDWLICDVGTTILRRDADGRLHHVSEYDDALQQLVGDFSVTQLRRHMADVALVRLQSKEDQRPFKASYFVNRSRLAEAVAAVESRLTKLSAPYSIIHSVDPFSDTGLIDLLPAGVSKAFALNWWTDFTGHHHESVVYAGDSGNDLAAFTSGYRAVIVGNADRDVANQAVEAHRRAAWQNRLFLATGFATSGVLEGCRHFGLID; from the coding sequence ATGGAACACGACAAGCGAAACCAGTTGATCCTTGCCACCGATCTGGACGGGACGTTCATCCCGCTGGATGGCAGCGAACAGAATCGTCGGGATCTGCGAACACTGGCGGATGAACTTCAGCGGCGAAATGTTGTTCTGACGTTTGTCACCGGCCGCTATCCGGAATCGGTCCAGCAGGCGATTGACTACTACAAGCTTCCGGCTCCGGACTGGCTGATCTGCGACGTCGGCACCACGATTCTGCGTCGTGACGCCGACGGCAGGCTTCACCACGTCTCAGAATACGACGACGCGCTGCAGCAGCTTGTCGGTGACTTTTCCGTAACGCAGCTTCGGCGCCACATGGCGGATGTCGCGCTGGTGCGGCTTCAGTCGAAGGAAGATCAGCGTCCGTTTAAGGCGAGCTACTTCGTTAATCGAAGCCGCCTGGCGGAAGCTGTGGCCGCAGTCGAGTCGCGGCTGACGAAACTATCCGCTCCGTATTCGATCATCCACAGCGTTGATCCGTTCTCGGATACCGGGCTGATCGACCTGCTGCCTGCCGGCGTTTCCAAGGCATTTGCTTTGAACTGGTGGACGGACTTCACCGGGCACCATCATGAATCGGTCGTCTACGCGGGAGATTCCGGGAACGACCTGGCGGCGTTTACGTCGGGTTATCGGGCCGTGATCGTGGGCAACGCGGACCGCGACGTCGCAAACCAGGCCGTGGAAGCTCACCGCCGAGCGGCCTGGCAGAACCGCTTGTTCCTGGCGACCGGTTTCGCCACGAGCGGCGTGCTGGAAGGCTGCCGCCACTTCGGCCTGATCGACTGA
- a CDS encoding amylosucrase: protein MPAGLPSKPNFRCNGCCLAEPIWEATAADAARRHEFELRLNEYWPELFGLLFRLYSSRYDFFYHLEQILLTTARAWAERPDALCAEDHHRINEPDWFASEKMVGGALYVDLFSENLGRLREHIGYFRQLGLTYLHLMPLFAVRPGDNDGGYAISNYRSVDPRLGTIDDLRLLASDLREAGITLVLDFVFNHTSDDHEWARQAQSGNLEFQQYYYIFPDRTLPDQYERTLREIFPTVRHGNFTWHDGMQQWVWTTFNSFQWDLNYSNPAVFRSMLEEMLFIANTGVDILRLDAVAFIWKRMGTNCENLPEAHLLIQAFNRAARIATPGLLFKSEAIVHPDEVVRYISRQECQISYNPTLMALLWESLATRKVNLLTRTLSHRHKLPDDTSWVNYLRCHDDIGWTFDDDDAAALGINGYDHRQFLNEFYTGQFPGSFARGVPFQLNLQTGDMRISGTMASLAGLEQAIDRNDERLKDLAIRRMLLLHGVILSVGGIPLLYIGEEWGVMNDYDFVKDPAKSGDSRWVHRPKMQWEFLEDLKDSVSAGMGSIRRQIFRSLQKLIQLRKSLPALAGQKMELFDTDNEHTLGFVRIFDGHRVVVLANFSDDVQIVAGNNLRTAGMGRFFEDAINGRTFPTSEDLQLEAYQIVWLQRV from the coding sequence GTGCCGGCGGGATTGCCTTCGAAGCCGAACTTTCGCTGCAACGGCTGCTGCCTCGCGGAACCGATCTGGGAAGCCACCGCCGCTGATGCCGCCCGTCGCCACGAATTCGAACTGCGGCTGAACGAATACTGGCCGGAACTGTTCGGACTGCTGTTCCGCCTGTATTCCTCGCGCTATGACTTCTTTTATCACCTGGAACAGATCCTGCTGACTACGGCTCGCGCCTGGGCCGAACGCCCCGATGCGCTGTGCGCTGAAGACCACCACCGCATCAATGAACCGGACTGGTTCGCGTCGGAAAAGATGGTCGGCGGAGCCCTGTACGTGGATCTGTTCAGCGAAAACCTGGGACGCCTGCGGGAACACATCGGTTACTTCCGGCAGCTCGGGCTGACTTACCTGCACCTGATGCCGCTGTTCGCCGTGCGTCCCGGCGACAACGACGGAGGCTATGCGATCAGCAACTACCGCTCCGTCGATCCCCGCCTGGGCACGATCGACGACCTGCGGCTGCTGGCCAGTGATCTTCGCGAAGCCGGCATTACTCTGGTGCTGGACTTCGTGTTCAACCACACGTCGGACGACCATGAATGGGCCAGGCAGGCTCAGTCCGGCAACCTGGAGTTCCAGCAGTACTACTACATCTTTCCGGACCGCACGCTTCCCGATCAGTACGAACGCACGCTGCGGGAAATTTTTCCCACCGTCCGCCACGGAAACTTCACCTGGCACGATGGCATGCAGCAGTGGGTCTGGACCACGTTCAACAGCTTTCAGTGGGATCTGAACTACAGCAATCCGGCCGTGTTTCGATCGATGCTGGAAGAGATGCTGTTCATCGCCAACACGGGCGTTGACATCCTGAGACTGGATGCTGTGGCGTTCATCTGGAAGCGGATGGGAACGAACTGCGAAAACCTGCCCGAAGCGCATCTGCTGATTCAGGCCTTCAATCGAGCGGCTCGAATCGCGACGCCCGGCCTGCTTTTCAAGTCCGAAGCCATCGTGCATCCGGACGAAGTCGTGCGTTACATCAGCCGGCAGGAATGCCAGATTTCGTACAACCCCACTCTGATGGCACTGCTGTGGGAATCGCTGGCCACGCGAAAAGTCAACCTGCTGACCAGGACGCTCAGCCATCGCCACAAACTTCCCGACGACACGTCCTGGGTCAACTACCTGCGCTGCCACGACGACATCGGCTGGACGTTTGATGATGACGACGCCGCGGCTCTGGGAATCAACGGCTACGATCATCGCCAGTTTCTGAATGAGTTCTATACCGGGCAGTTTCCGGGATCGTTTGCCCGAGGCGTTCCGTTTCAGCTCAATCTGCAAACCGGCGACATGCGCATTTCCGGAACGATGGCATCACTGGCCGGACTGGAACAGGCGATCGACAGAAATGATGAACGTCTGAAGGATCTGGCCATCCGCCGAATGCTGCTGCTGCACGGCGTGATTCTCAGCGTCGGCGGTATTCCTCTGCTGTACATCGGCGAAGAATGGGGCGTGATGAACGACTACGACTTCGTCAAGGACCCCGCCAAGTCAGGAGATTCCCGCTGGGTTCATCGTCCGAAGATGCAATGGGAGTTTCTGGAAGATCTGAAGGACAGCGTCTCCGCGGGGATGGGTTCGATCCGCCGGCAGATCTTTCGATCACTGCAGAAGCTGATTCAACTCCGCAAGTCGCTGCCCGCGCTGGCCGGACAGAAGATGGAACTGTTCGATACCGACAACGAGCATACGCTGGGCTTCGTAAGGATCTTCGACGGTCATCGCGTGGTCGTTTTGGCAAATTTCTCTGACGACGTTCAGATCGTCGCCGGCAACAACCTGCGAACCGCCGGCATGGGCCGATTCTTCGAAGACGCCATCAACGGCAGGACGTTTCCCACGTCCGAAGACCTGCAACTGGAGGCGTACCAGATCGTCTGGCTGCAGCGAGTCTAA
- a CDS encoding HAD-IIB family hydrolase, with product MLTEPEQWDEWSASGIRGATEHYSWKRHADRYLRDITDILQHTDRPAILEETRRRRIPNFDRLIITDLDNTLIGDDEALAEFLEVINKAENVGFGIATGRTLQSTLQLIEEMNLPNPDVLSTDCGTQLHYGKDRTPDLSWQKQIGDAWKPDEIRELLDRQPGFFPQPEENQSKYKVSYEIDASVAPKISGIRKILREAGLRANVVLSLEMYLDVIPVRGGSDLSMRHLLWKWGFSPEHVLVAGDSGNDAGMLLGRTLGVVVGNHSRELNRLKKRPRIYFATATHARGILEGMNYYQFLDNIVIPNDRID from the coding sequence ATGCTGACGGAACCGGAACAGTGGGACGAATGGTCGGCCAGCGGTATTCGCGGTGCGACGGAACATTATTCGTGGAAACGCCACGCGGACCGCTATCTGCGCGACATCACGGATATCCTGCAGCACACCGACCGGCCGGCGATTCTGGAGGAAACGCGCCGACGCCGAATTCCGAACTTTGACCGGCTGATCATCACGGATCTGGACAACACGCTGATCGGTGATGACGAAGCCCTGGCCGAATTCCTGGAAGTCATCAACAAGGCGGAAAACGTCGGCTTCGGCATCGCCACCGGCCGGACTCTGCAAAGCACTCTGCAGTTGATCGAAGAAATGAACCTGCCGAATCCGGATGTCCTGTCGACCGACTGCGGCACTCAACTGCATTACGGTAAGGACAGGACTCCCGACCTGAGCTGGCAGAAGCAGATCGGCGACGCCTGGAAGCCCGATGAAATCCGCGAGCTGCTGGATCGCCAGCCCGGCTTCTTTCCGCAGCCCGAAGAGAATCAGTCGAAGTACAAAGTGTCCTATGAAATCGACGCGTCGGTCGCTCCCAAAATCAGCGGCATCCGGAAAATCCTGCGCGAAGCCGGACTGCGGGCGAATGTCGTGCTGTCTCTGGAAATGTACCTGGACGTCATCCCCGTTCGCGGTGGCAGCGATCTTTCCATGAGGCACCTTCTGTGGAAGTGGGGATTTTCTCCCGAACATGTCCTGGTGGCCGGCGATTCCGGAAATGATGCCGGGATGCTGCTGGGAAGAACTCTGGGAGTCGTTGTGGGCAACCACAGCCGTGAGCTGAACCGGCTGAAGAAACGCCCCCGCATCTACTTCGCCACGGCAACCCACGCGCGAGGCATTCTTGAGGGCATGAATTACTACCAGTTTCTGGACAACATCGTCATTCCCAATGATCGGATCGACTGA
- a CDS encoding EamA family transporter produces the protein MPNSSAWLYWALLSAVFAALTAIFAKVGLQDVDSDMATLVRTVIIIAVLGLFVAITGKWTNPLLLPRKTWVFLSLSGLATGASWVCYCALQIGDASRVAPVDKLSLVLVAAFAFVFLGERLSLREWTGVGLVAAGVLMLAAKR, from the coding sequence ATGCCAAATTCCTCCGCGTGGCTTTACTGGGCACTTCTGTCCGCGGTGTTCGCCGCGCTGACGGCGATCTTTGCGAAAGTCGGCCTGCAGGATGTCGACTCCGACATGGCCACGCTGGTGCGAACGGTGATTATCATCGCCGTGCTGGGATTGTTTGTCGCGATCACGGGGAAGTGGACCAACCCGCTGCTGCTGCCGCGGAAGACGTGGGTGTTCCTGAGTCTGTCCGGGTTGGCAACGGGAGCCTCCTGGGTCTGCTACTGCGCGCTGCAGATTGGCGACGCGTCGCGAGTGGCTCCCGTCGACAAGCTCAGTCTGGTGCTGGTCGCCGCATTCGCCTTCGTGTTTCTGGGCGAACGGCTGTCCCTTCGCGAATGGACGGGCGTCGGACTTGTCGCGGCCGGTGTGCTGATGCTGGCCGCCAAACGCTGA
- the hisF gene encoding imidazole glycerol phosphate synthase subunit HisF, producing MLAKRIIPCLDVHAGRVVKGVNFVNLQDAGDPVEIAQKYEQQGADELVFLDITASHEERDIILDVVSRTSEVVFMPLTVGGGIRTVDDIRRLLKAGCDKVSINSAAVKTPEFVSEAALKFGSQCIVVNIDPKRIQKDGREFWDVHINGGRLPTGLEAVAWAVEVERLGAGEIVLTCMDADGTKDGYDLEITRAVADAVSIPVVASGGAGCPEHLFQAVTTGGASAALAASIFHYGTYTIEETKRYMAERGVVVRL from the coding sequence ATGCTGGCTAAGCGTATCATTCCCTGCCTGGACGTTCACGCCGGGCGAGTCGTGAAGGGAGTGAATTTTGTCAATCTTCAGGACGCCGGCGATCCCGTTGAGATCGCTCAGAAATACGAACAGCAGGGCGCCGACGAACTGGTGTTTCTGGACATCACCGCCAGTCACGAAGAACGCGACATTATTCTGGACGTTGTGTCCCGAACATCAGAAGTCGTCTTTATGCCGCTGACCGTCGGCGGCGGGATTCGCACGGTGGACGACATTCGCCGGCTGCTGAAAGCCGGCTGCGATAAGGTCTCGATCAACTCAGCAGCGGTGAAGACTCCGGAATTCGTCAGCGAAGCCGCTCTGAAGTTCGGCAGCCAGTGCATCGTGGTCAACATCGATCCGAAACGGATTCAGAAGGACGGCCGCGAATTCTGGGACGTTCACATCAACGGCGGCCGCCTGCCCACCGGTCTGGAAGCCGTTGCCTGGGCCGTTGAAGTCGAACGGCTGGGCGCAGGAGAAATCGTGCTGACGTGCATGGATGCTGACGGAACAAAGGACGGCTACGATCTGGAAATCACGCGAGCGGTCGCGGACGCCGTTTCCATTCCCGTTGTCGCCAGCGGCGGAGCGGGGTGCCCGGAACACCTGTTTCAGGCCGTCACCACCGGCGGAGCCAGCGCGGCTCTGGCGGCCAGCATTTTTCACTACGGAACCTACACCATTGAAGAAACGAAACGATACATGGCGGAACGCGGCGTGGTTGTAAGACTGTAG
- the aroB gene encoding 3-dehydroquinate synthase, with protein sequence MASTASSETVHVDLGYRSYDIVIGQSLLADSARQFREWLSITNDDPLWCMVVTDEIVHYPYAVAVENSLKETVSHVGSAIIVPGEKSKSLEQASRLYDELVTFGADRQTVVVAVGGGVVGDLAGYVAATYARGLRFIQVPTTLLAQVDSSVGGKTGVNHAQGKNLIGAFHQPAGVLIDTNSLTTLPEREYAAGLAEVIKYGVILDGDFFDYLEARVDGLNNRDPEILRHVIARSCQLKAQVVTQDERETTGLRAVLNYGHTFGHAFEALTGYGTLLHGEAVAIGMICASRLAEKLGRISAQDTQRQIDLLSAVELPTEVPKELKSMANQIIERMLLDKKTVAGSLRFVLPDRIGHVETVRGVAPDLAVTCL encoded by the coding sequence ATGGCCTCAACAGCTTCATCAGAAACCGTCCATGTCGATCTGGGATATCGCAGCTACGACATTGTGATCGGGCAGAGCCTGCTTGCGGATTCCGCCCGGCAGTTTCGTGAATGGCTGTCGATCACAAACGACGACCCGCTGTGGTGCATGGTTGTGACGGACGAAATCGTTCACTACCCGTATGCCGTTGCCGTGGAGAATTCGCTGAAGGAGACCGTTTCGCACGTGGGCTCCGCGATCATCGTTCCCGGCGAAAAATCGAAGTCGCTGGAACAGGCGTCCAGGCTCTACGACGAACTGGTCACGTTCGGAGCCGATCGCCAGACCGTTGTTGTCGCCGTCGGCGGCGGAGTCGTCGGTGATCTCGCGGGCTACGTCGCCGCCACGTACGCTCGCGGCCTGAGATTCATTCAGGTGCCCACCACGCTGCTGGCTCAGGTTGACAGTTCCGTCGGCGGAAAAACGGGAGTCAATCATGCTCAGGGCAAGAATCTGATCGGAGCCTTCCATCAGCCGGCCGGAGTACTGATCGATACCAATTCGCTGACGACACTGCCGGAACGCGAATACGCCGCCGGACTGGCCGAAGTCATCAAATACGGTGTCATTCTGGACGGCGACTTCTTCGACTACCTGGAAGCCCGCGTCGACGGGCTGAACAACCGCGATCCCGAAATCCTGCGGCATGTGATCGCCCGCAGTTGTCAACTCAAAGCTCAGGTGGTGACTCAGGATGAACGCGAAACCACCGGGCTGCGAGCGGTACTGAACTATGGTCACACATTCGGTCACGCATTCGAAGCACTCACCGGATACGGAACACTGCTGCACGGCGAAGCGGTCGCGATCGGCATGATCTGCGCCAGCCGGCTTGCGGAAAAGCTGGGCCGGATTTCAGCGCAGGATACACAGCGACAGATCGATCTGCTGTCCGCCGTCGAACTGCCGACGGAAGTGCCGAAGGAACTGAAAAGCATGGCGAACCAGATCATCGAACGCATGCTGCTGGACAAGAAAACCGTCGCCGGCAGTCTGCGATTCGTGCTGCCCGACCGCATCGGTCACGTGGAGACAGTCAGGGGAGTCGCTCCCGATCTGGCCGTGACGTGTCTGTGA
- a CDS encoding YdeI/OmpD-associated family protein encodes MITDIEDFFSKGCGRCERFATPDCSTRKWIGGLTALRRICLGARLVETVKWGHPCYMHADRNVVILGAFRDDFRLSFFNAALMKDPHGVMEKQGPNTRHADMIRFTTNAQATEMRPVIVSYLEEAMEYAAAGTKPPKVQQELEFPVELLEALASDPELADAFHGLTPGRQKSYVINLNSAKKPETRVTRIARFRDRILAGKGANER; translated from the coding sequence ATGATCACCGATATCGAAGACTTCTTTTCCAAAGGCTGCGGGCGCTGCGAGCGATTCGCGACTCCCGATTGCTCAACACGGAAATGGATTGGCGGACTGACGGCTCTTCGCCGCATCTGCCTGGGCGCGCGGCTTGTCGAGACCGTCAAATGGGGACATCCGTGTTACATGCATGCGGATCGCAACGTCGTCATTCTGGGCGCGTTTCGCGATGACTTTCGGCTGAGTTTCTTCAATGCGGCCCTGATGAAGGACCCGCACGGCGTCATGGAAAAGCAGGGACCGAACACCCGTCACGCGGACATGATTCGCTTCACGACGAATGCTCAGGCGACGGAGATGCGGCCGGTGATCGTGTCGTATCTTGAAGAAGCGATGGAGTACGCGGCTGCAGGCACGAAGCCACCAAAGGTGCAGCAGGAGCTTGAGTTTCCTGTGGAGCTGCTGGAAGCGCTGGCATCCGATCCCGAGCTTGCCGATGCTTTTCACGGTCTGACACCGGGCCGGCAGAAGAGCTACGTGATCAACCTGAACTCCGCAAAAAAACCGGAAACTCGCGTCACGCGGATCGCCCGATTCCGTGACAGAATCCTGGCCGGAAAAGGGGCGAATGAACGCTGA
- a CDS encoding sulfatase has product MHRYEKPFVAILALLLCSAAGACAASAAEPQSGQTHAKPNVLFLICDDLNCDLGCYGHPLVKTPNIDALAARGVRFRNAHCQYPLCGPSRASFMTGMYPDQTLIRRNAIYLREHVPNVLTIPQVFRSAGYFATRIGKIYHYNVPRHIGTSGHDDPYSWNYTINPRGRDKDDEDLIFSLVPGNFGGTLSWLAAEGTDEEQTDAIAAARAEDMLKRHAADGTPFYLAVGLYRPHTPYVAPKKYFEMYPTEEIRVPTVPANYLSTLPKPAVRSLNRKKDQVDLDPRVAKQAIQAYYASITFADAQIGRILSALQQTGLAENTIIVFTSDHGYHMGEHGYYQKTTLFENATRVPLIIAGPGVTASGQEAGTMAEMVDIYPTLTDLAGLETPESVTGVSLVPALSDVAAVVRDTALTQYANGYSIRTAKYRYTAWGAGGEEGHELYDSVNDPDELHNLADDPQHADTVTRLSKQLQDRIADARTVPPGIRQIVFDNTRNVPQPNP; this is encoded by the coding sequence ATGCACCGTTACGAAAAGCCGTTTGTCGCGATACTGGCATTGTTGCTGTGTTCCGCCGCAGGAGCCTGTGCTGCGAGTGCTGCCGAACCGCAGTCCGGTCAGACACATGCAAAGCCAAACGTCCTGTTCCTGATCTGCGATGACCTGAACTGCGACCTGGGCTGCTACGGTCATCCGCTGGTGAAGACGCCCAACATCGACGCTCTGGCGGCTCGCGGAGTGCGGTTTCGGAATGCTCACTGCCAGTATCCGCTGTGCGGGCCGTCGCGAGCTTCCTTTATGACGGGAATGTATCCCGATCAGACACTGATCCGCCGCAACGCCATTTATCTGCGCGAACATGTGCCGAATGTGCTGACGATTCCTCAGGTCTTCCGCAGCGCCGGGTACTTCGCGACGCGGATCGGAAAGATCTACCACTACAACGTGCCGCGTCACATCGGTACCAGCGGGCACGATGATCCGTATTCGTGGAACTACACGATCAATCCACGAGGACGCGATAAGGACGACGAAGACCTGATCTTCAGTCTGGTTCCGGGAAACTTCGGCGGCACACTCAGTTGGCTGGCGGCGGAAGGAACCGACGAAGAACAAACAGACGCGATCGCCGCGGCCCGTGCCGAAGACATGCTGAAGCGACATGCCGCCGATGGCACACCGTTCTATCTGGCTGTCGGCCTGTATCGTCCGCACACGCCGTACGTCGCTCCGAAGAAGTATTTTGAGATGTACCCGACCGAAGAAATTCGCGTGCCGACGGTGCCGGCCAACTATCTGAGCACGCTGCCCAAACCGGCCGTTCGTTCACTGAACCGCAAGAAGGACCAGGTTGATCTTGATCCCCGAGTGGCGAAGCAGGCGATTCAGGCCTACTACGCGTCGATCACGTTCGCGGACGCTCAAATCGGTCGCATTTTGTCCGCGCTGCAGCAGACGGGACTGGCAGAGAACACCATTATCGTGTTCACATCGGACCACGGCTATCACATGGGAGAACACGGCTACTATCAAAAGACGACGCTGTTCGAAAACGCGACGCGAGTGCCTCTGATCATTGCCGGTCCGGGCGTCACCGCGTCAGGGCAGGAAGCCGGCACGATGGCGGAGATGGTCGACATCTATCCGACGCTGACGGATCTCGCCGGGCTGGAAACACCTGAATCCGTTACGGGAGTCAGCCTGGTACCGGCACTATCCGATGTCGCAGCCGTTGTGCGAGACACTGCGCTGACTCAATACGCAAACGGCTACAGCATTCGCACCGCGAAGTATCGCTACACGGCCTGGGGCGCAGGCGGCGAAGAGGGTCATGAACTCTACGATTCCGTGAACGATCCGGACGAACTGCACAATCTGGCCGACGATCCGCAGCACGCCGATACGGTTACTCGGCTGTCGAAACAACTGCAGGACCGCATCGCTGATGCTCGCACGGTTCCACCGGGCATAAGGCAGATCGTGTTCGACAACACCCGCAACGTTCCGCAGCCGAATCCCTAG
- a CDS encoding DUF4190 domain-containing protein, producing MRSPHNSDDSPYRQPQSHVTVSHAWQTQKTSALAILSLLSGVMAFPMMCLCFVSIPFSLVAIVSGHMARGIVRQSQGQYAGAEIATFGLLTGYTSLILTVGILLFTIGSRDSSNMRIVVNSGSNGSGSVSEILLDAAEAMLLRDERPATFANDSSTGDASLLASHFVEALGKADSLLFTETGDQPAAQSRTYRAFVQLNDNSCAILLYVPEFDRFTDSAKKTLSQVAWLTAQRTLDSTLLEGSDLAVAVYSSTGLQNAMIGEVRISDEFDAGLNSSDTDRSRLFPFFPKPSRPQPPQHSQLPSDEDARPKIDTNPNISELPETHHDEPANSRPE from the coding sequence ATGCGATCACCGCACAATTCTGACGATTCTCCGTACCGGCAGCCTCAATCGCATGTCACGGTCAGTCACGCGTGGCAGACACAGAAAACCTCGGCGCTGGCGATTCTGAGCCTCCTGTCGGGAGTCATGGCGTTCCCGATGATGTGCCTGTGCTTCGTGTCGATTCCGTTTTCACTGGTCGCCATCGTCAGCGGTCACATGGCTCGAGGAATCGTGCGGCAGTCGCAGGGGCAATATGCGGGAGCCGAGATTGCGACGTTCGGCCTGCTGACCGGATATACCAGCCTGATCCTGACGGTCGGAATTCTGCTGTTCACGATCGGCAGCCGCGATTCTTCCAACATGAGGATCGTCGTCAACAGCGGATCGAACGGCAGCGGAAGCGTCTCAGAAATTCTGCTGGACGCGGCGGAAGCGATGCTGCTGCGCGATGAACGACCGGCGACATTCGCCAACGATTCTTCAACCGGCGACGCGTCGCTGCTGGCGAGTCACTTCGTTGAAGCGCTCGGCAAGGCCGATTCGCTGCTGTTTACGGAAACCGGCGACCAGCCCGCCGCGCAATCGCGAACTTACCGAGCCTTCGTGCAGCTCAACGACAATTCCTGCGCCATTCTGCTGTACGTTCCCGAATTCGACCGATTTACGGATTCCGCAAAAAAGACGCTCAGTCAGGTCGCCTGGCTGACGGCTCAGCGAACGCTGGATTCGACATTGCTCGAAGGCAGCGATCTGGCCGTGGCCGTGTATTCGTCGACCGGTCTGCAGAACGCGATGATCGGCGAAGTTCGGATCAGCGATGAATTTGACGCCGGCCTGAATTCTTCCGACACAGACCGCAGCCGTCTGTTTCCCTTCTTCCCGAAACCCTCGCGACCGCAACCGCCACAGCACTCGCAGCTTCCATCGGACGAGGATGCCCGGCCAAAGATCGACACGAACCCCAACATCAGCGAACTGCCCGAAACCCACCACGACGAACCCGCGAATAGTCGCCCCGAGTAG
- a CDS encoding GNAT family N-acetyltransferase, producing MNSSTTIICRPATPGDVDVITDFNCRLAFETESLTLDSDIVRRGVARSLQLSPEAQYFVAVVNSDVVGQLMLTREWSDWRNGWIVWLQSVYVDERFRKAGVFRELFRFVRRRLAEQPDVVGIRLYVESENAAALGTYSRLGFRQSGYLVLEMSDD from the coding sequence GTGAATAGTTCCACAACAATCATCTGCCGTCCCGCGACACCGGGCGACGTCGACGTCATCACGGACTTCAATTGCCGGCTGGCTTTCGAAACAGAATCGCTGACTCTGGATTCTGACATCGTGCGGCGGGGAGTCGCCCGCAGCCTGCAGCTCAGTCCCGAAGCTCAGTACTTCGTGGCGGTTGTGAACAGCGACGTTGTGGGCCAGTTGATGCTGACTCGGGAATGGAGCGACTGGCGAAACGGCTGGATCGTCTGGCTGCAGAGCGTTTACGTTGACGAACGTTTCCGGAAGGCTGGCGTGTTTCGTGAACTGTTTCGCTTCGTTCGCAGACGACTTGCCGAACAGCCGGACGTCGTCGGCATTCGGTTGTATGTGGAATCCGAAAACGCTGCCGCACTGGGAACGTACTCCCGCCTGGGATTCCGCCAGTCGGGCTATCTGGTGCTGGAAATGTCCGACGACTGA